In one window of Corynebacterium incognita DNA:
- a CDS encoding tRNA (adenine-N1)-methyltransferase: protein MPYSGPFQLGDRVQLTDAKRRHYTVILEDGGQFHSHKGIIEHNDIVGMDEGSVIRSSLGSDFLLFRHLMVDHVLSMPRGAAVIYPKDSAQILVEGDIFMGARVLEAGAGSGALSMTLLRAVGPQGHVFSYEIRDDHLEYAVDNVREYFGQQPEWWSPRLGDLKDVTVDDLGGPVDRIILDMLEPWECLEQVRDLLIPGGVFMTYVATVPQLMKVMEGIRELQCFTEPKAWESLVREWKVEGLATRPEHRMNAHTAFLIWTRRLADGVTPPRPQRRARK, encoded by the coding sequence TTGCCTTATTCCGGACCATTTCAGCTCGGCGATCGCGTCCAGCTCACCGATGCCAAGCGCCGCCACTACACAGTCATTCTCGAAGACGGCGGTCAATTCCACTCCCACAAGGGAATCATTGAGCACAACGACATCGTAGGAATGGACGAGGGCTCCGTTATCCGGTCAAGCCTTGGTTCGGATTTCCTTTTGTTCCGTCACCTCATGGTTGACCATGTTCTCTCGATGCCTCGTGGTGCCGCGGTGATTTATCCGAAGGACTCCGCCCAGATCTTGGTCGAGGGCGACATCTTCATGGGGGCCCGGGTGTTGGAGGCGGGCGCCGGTTCGGGCGCGCTCTCGATGACTCTTCTACGTGCAGTCGGCCCGCAGGGGCACGTGTTTTCCTACGAGATTCGCGACGACCACCTGGAGTACGCAGTGGACAACGTACGCGAGTATTTCGGTCAGCAACCCGAGTGGTGGAGTCCGCGTCTCGGGGACTTGAAGGACGTGACTGTCGACGACCTTGGCGGCCCAGTTGACCGGATCATCCTCGACATGCTGGAGCCCTGGGAATGCCTGGAGCAGGTGCGTGATTTGTTGATCCCGGGCGGTGTCTTCATGACCTATGTCGCCACCGTGCCTCAGCTCATGAAAGTAATGGAAGGGATTCGGGAGTTGCAATGCTTTACGGAGCCCAAGGCGTGGGAGTCCCTCGTCCGCGAGTGGAAGGTGGAGGGCCTGGCTACTCGCCCGGAGCACCGCATGAATGCTCACACAGCGTTCCTCATCTGGACCCGCAGGCTCGCGGACGGTGTCACCCCGCCCCGTCCGCAACGCCGCGCTCGCAAGTAA
- a CDS encoding M18 family aminopeptidase — translation MFASNDFLDFIQASPSSYHAAAEVARRLEASGFTNVDESAHWADGPGGYYFIRGGAVMAWWIPEEASPESGFRIVGSHTDSPGFVLKPSPNSSVAGWQRVAVEVYGGPILHSWFDRELVAAGQVVLTDGSTRLVNTGPVLRIPNLAIHLERSNEFKPDKQQHLMPVLTVGETTMTGVIAEQLGVNEADIAAFNMITADAQRGEVFGGEAEFIAAGRMDNLSSVYASLRALESAVASGDLGHDVAVLAAFDHEEVGSATRFGAAGPLLETVLQRIALSLGAGEEERFRMFARSSCVSADAAHSVHPNYAVKHDPDHHPIIGGGPVTKINANQRYASHAGTIALWENACRAAGVSVQRFVGHNEVPCGSTIGPITATRLGIDTVDVGVPMLSMHSAREMVGLADQAAFEQALFSYFLA, via the coding sequence ATGTTTGCGAGCAACGATTTCCTCGACTTCATTCAAGCGTCCCCAAGTTCTTACCACGCCGCGGCAGAAGTGGCCCGGCGTCTGGAGGCTAGCGGATTTACCAACGTCGATGAGTCCGCGCACTGGGCCGACGGGCCTGGCGGATATTACTTCATCCGCGGTGGGGCCGTCATGGCGTGGTGGATCCCGGAGGAGGCGTCGCCGGAGTCGGGGTTCCGCATTGTTGGCTCACACACCGATTCTCCGGGGTTTGTGCTCAAGCCCAGCCCCAACAGCTCAGTCGCAGGCTGGCAGCGCGTAGCCGTCGAAGTTTACGGCGGCCCTATCTTGCACTCGTGGTTCGACCGCGAACTGGTCGCGGCAGGCCAGGTCGTCCTGACCGATGGCTCCACCCGTTTGGTCAACACCGGGCCGGTCCTGCGCATCCCTAATTTAGCGATCCACTTAGAGCGCTCCAACGAATTCAAACCGGACAAGCAGCAACACCTCATGCCGGTGTTAACGGTGGGCGAGACGACAATGACGGGGGTTATCGCCGAGCAGCTTGGGGTAAACGAGGCAGACATCGCCGCATTCAACATGATTACTGCGGACGCCCAGCGCGGCGAGGTGTTCGGCGGCGAGGCCGAGTTCATCGCGGCCGGACGCATGGACAATCTCAGCAGCGTCTACGCTAGCCTGCGTGCCTTGGAATCTGCAGTAGCCTCTGGAGACTTAGGCCATGACGTCGCAGTTCTGGCGGCATTTGACCACGAGGAGGTGGGCTCCGCAACGCGCTTTGGCGCGGCCGGACCACTGCTTGAAACGGTCTTGCAGCGCATTGCCTTGTCACTCGGCGCCGGTGAGGAGGAACGTTTCCGCATGTTCGCGCGGTCTTCGTGTGTGTCGGCCGACGCCGCGCATTCGGTTCACCCCAACTACGCCGTCAAGCACGACCCGGATCACCATCCCATCATCGGAGGCGGTCCCGTGACCAAGATAAACGCCAATCAACGCTACGCTTCGCATGCGGGGACCATCGCACTGTGGGAAAACGCGTGTCGGGCGGCGGGCGTGTCAGTCCAACGTTTTGTGGGGCACAACGAGGTTCCTTGTGGCAGCACGATCGGACCTATCACGGCCACCCGTTTAGGAATTGACACTGTCGATGTCGGCGTGCCGATGCTGTCGATGCACTCGGCACGCGAAATGGTGGGGCTCGCGGACCAGGCTGCCTTTGAACAGGCACTATTTAGCTATTTCCTTGCCTAA
- a CDS encoding RecB family exonuclease — MTSKTPLALSPSRATDYKQCPLLYRLKAIDKLPEPKTIAQVKGTLVHAVLEELHGLPREQRTYPAAIKMVRPRWERMTEEDPALNELVPVASRSDFFEECRPLIRGYFEMENPAGFDAAANELEVKTILPNNVPVRGFIDRVDVAPTGEVRVVDYKTGKKPLPRFKDNAVFQMTFYGLVYWRLRGVIPTQLRLMYLKNIDSIFITPSRENLEEFERNLEDLWSKIVDDGRKGTFQPRRNNLCGWCNFQDYCPEYGGTPPEYPGWPGAAGAASSDDPQLT, encoded by the coding sequence ATGACTTCCAAGACTCCCCTGGCCCTGTCCCCCTCGCGCGCCACTGATTACAAGCAATGCCCGTTGCTCTACCGCCTCAAGGCTATTGATAAGTTGCCGGAGCCTAAGACCATCGCTCAGGTCAAGGGCACACTGGTCCACGCAGTATTGGAGGAACTCCACGGGCTACCTCGGGAGCAGCGCACCTACCCGGCTGCGATCAAGATGGTGCGGCCGCGGTGGGAACGGATGACGGAAGAGGATCCCGCGCTCAACGAACTCGTGCCGGTGGCCAGCCGTAGCGACTTCTTCGAGGAATGCCGTCCCCTCATCCGGGGCTATTTCGAGATGGAGAACCCCGCCGGCTTCGATGCGGCCGCCAATGAGCTCGAGGTGAAGACCATCCTGCCCAACAACGTCCCCGTGCGCGGCTTCATTGACCGCGTCGACGTGGCTCCGACAGGCGAAGTGCGCGTGGTGGACTACAAGACCGGAAAGAAGCCTCTGCCACGTTTCAAGGACAACGCGGTCTTTCAGATGACGTTTTATGGACTCGTGTACTGGCGCCTTCGGGGCGTCATCCCCACGCAGCTGCGGCTAATGTACCTCAAGAACATCGATTCAATCTTCATTACTCCCTCGAGGGAGAATTTGGAGGAGTTCGAACGAAATCTTGAGGATCTCTGGTCCAAGATCGTGGATGACGGCCGCAAAGGCACCTTCCAGCCCAGGCGCAATAACTTGTGTGGGTGGTGCAATTTCCAGGATTACTGCCCAGAATACGGCGGCACCCCGCCGGAATACCCGGGATGGCCCGGGGCGGCGGGGGCAGCTAGCAGCGACGATCCACAGCTGACCTAG
- a CDS encoding formate--tetrahydrofolate ligase, whose product MPSDVEIAQAHELQPIADIAATAGLPDDALIPYGTTKAKVDITKLDYGRPQGKLVLVTGVSPTPAGEGKSTILIGLADALEKLDKKPMVAIREPSQGPVMGIKGGAAGGGYAQIVPMEDINLHFTGDFHAITAATNTLAAIIDNHIHQGNALNIDPRRVTWQRCVDVNDRALRNVVTGLGGPAHGVPAETGFTITAASEIMAILGLATSLEDLKERLAAITIGYTYDQKPVTAGDLDCAGALTALMRDALNPNLVQTLGGVPAFVHSGPFANIAHGCNSLLATKTALAYGDIALTEAGFGSDLGGEKFLDVKARFGDLNVDGAVLVTTIRSMKYNGGVAKDQLTEENVDALRAGIVNLERHVENMRQFGVKPVVAVNLFPSDTDAEREFMKKWAQDFGVAIAEAEVFTKGGDGAIELAQTLLDNLDGNSEFLYDPAEGIEESIKTIATKIYRAKVVVFGAKALKDLKYIKANGWDNMPVVISKTQYSFSDDPTALGAPEGHTLHVRELLPRTGSGFIVVLTGDVMTMPGLPKRPAAERIDVDADGVMSGLF is encoded by the coding sequence ATGCCATCTGATGTAGAGATTGCCCAGGCTCACGAGCTACAACCTATCGCTGATATCGCTGCCACGGCAGGCCTGCCAGACGACGCCCTCATCCCATACGGCACCACAAAAGCAAAGGTGGATATAACCAAGCTGGACTACGGGCGCCCACAAGGCAAACTCGTTTTGGTCACCGGCGTCTCGCCGACCCCGGCTGGTGAAGGCAAATCCACGATCCTCATCGGCCTCGCCGATGCGTTGGAGAAGCTGGACAAGAAGCCCATGGTGGCCATCCGCGAGCCGTCGCAAGGCCCGGTCATGGGTATCAAGGGTGGCGCTGCCGGCGGCGGCTACGCGCAGATCGTTCCGATGGAGGACATCAACCTCCACTTCACGGGTGACTTCCACGCGATTACCGCGGCTACCAACACCCTGGCCGCGATCATCGACAACCACATCCACCAGGGCAACGCACTGAACATCGATCCTCGCCGCGTCACCTGGCAGCGCTGCGTCGACGTCAACGACCGCGCATTGCGTAACGTTGTCACCGGCCTGGGCGGCCCCGCGCACGGCGTCCCGGCCGAGACTGGCTTCACCATCACCGCGGCCAGCGAAATCATGGCGATTCTAGGCCTGGCCACCAGCCTGGAGGATCTCAAAGAGCGACTCGCTGCCATCACCATCGGCTACACCTACGACCAGAAACCGGTGACCGCAGGGGACCTCGACTGCGCTGGTGCGCTTACCGCATTGATGCGTGACGCTCTAAACCCCAACCTGGTCCAGACCCTCGGCGGGGTGCCCGCATTCGTTCACTCCGGCCCCTTCGCCAACATCGCGCACGGTTGCAATTCCCTGTTGGCCACGAAGACTGCTTTGGCATACGGTGATATCGCTCTCACCGAGGCTGGGTTCGGCTCCGACCTAGGCGGTGAGAAGTTCCTCGATGTCAAGGCCCGCTTCGGTGATTTGAACGTGGACGGAGCGGTCCTGGTCACCACTATCCGCTCCATGAAGTACAACGGCGGCGTAGCCAAGGACCAGCTCACAGAGGAAAACGTCGACGCACTGCGGGCTGGGATCGTGAACTTGGAGCGCCACGTGGAAAACATGCGCCAGTTTGGCGTCAAGCCGGTGGTCGCGGTGAACCTTTTCCCGTCTGATACTGATGCGGAGCGTGAGTTCATGAAGAAGTGGGCGCAGGATTTCGGCGTCGCTATTGCAGAGGCGGAGGTCTTCACCAAGGGCGGAGACGGTGCCATTGAATTGGCTCAGACTCTCCTGGACAATCTCGACGGGAACTCGGAGTTCCTGTACGACCCGGCCGAGGGGATTGAGGAGTCAATCAAGACGATCGCGACCAAGATCTACCGCGCAAAAGTCGTGGTCTTCGGCGCCAAGGCTCTCAAGGATTTGAAGTACATCAAGGCCAACGGCTGGGACAACATGCCGGTGGTCATTTCTAAGACGCAATACTCCTTCAGTGATGACCCCACCGCATTGGGCGCTCCGGAGGGCCATACCCTCCACGTGCGGGAGTTGTTGCCTCGCACTGGCTCGGGTTTCATCGTTGTGCTCACCGGCGATGTTATGACCATGCCTGGTTTGCCCAAGCGCCCTGCTGCGGAGCGTATCGACGTCGACGCTGACGGCGTGATGTCCGGCCTTTTCTAG
- a CDS encoding anaerobic C4-dicarboxylate transporter, with protein sequence MVVLHILIVLAAIVLGARLGSIAIGFAGGLGVLALAVTGLNVTMEDIPFDVIAIIMCVIAAISAMQRAGGMDYLVHIAERALRKNPKQITFFAPVVTWLMTVLAGTGHTAFSTMPVIVEVAKEGGVRPSRPLSIAVVASQMAICASPISAAVVALAAMTEPLGVGYLQVLAVMIPATFLSIFPAAWLSNHLGKDLEYDPIYQERMKAGQVKPPIGQTEFKIQPGAKASVIIFGIAILIVMVYASLISEQVGLIAEPTLPRNEAIMAVMLTAATIIVLVAKIPAADILGTQVFRSGMSACICVLGVAWLGTTLINAYIEDIQSLSGGILEKFPWLLAVVLFFAAALLYSQASTTKTLMPAALALGVSPLTAIAAFPAVSALFVLPTYPTLLAAVEMDDTGSTRIGKAVFNHPFLIPGVVSIACSVLLGYLLGAVIV encoded by the coding sequence ATGGTTGTTCTACACATCCTCATTGTCCTCGCGGCAATCGTGCTTGGTGCACGTCTGGGCTCCATCGCCATCGGCTTCGCCGGCGGCCTCGGCGTTCTCGCGCTGGCTGTTACCGGACTGAACGTCACGATGGAGGACATTCCGTTCGACGTCATCGCGATCATCATGTGTGTTATCGCGGCAATTTCTGCCATGCAGCGCGCAGGTGGCATGGACTACCTGGTCCACATCGCAGAACGCGCGCTGCGCAAGAACCCCAAACAGATCACGTTCTTCGCGCCTGTGGTGACCTGGCTGATGACTGTCCTTGCAGGTACCGGCCACACCGCTTTCTCCACGATGCCGGTCATCGTCGAAGTTGCCAAAGAAGGCGGCGTTCGCCCGTCGCGTCCGTTGTCCATCGCTGTCGTCGCCTCCCAGATGGCAATCTGTGCTTCGCCCATCTCCGCGGCAGTCGTCGCTCTTGCAGCCATGACTGAGCCACTGGGCGTCGGCTACTTGCAGGTTCTCGCCGTGATGATTCCTGCGACCTTCCTCTCTATCTTCCCGGCCGCCTGGCTGTCTAACCACCTGGGCAAGGACCTGGAATATGATCCGATTTACCAGGAGCGGATGAAGGCCGGCCAGGTCAAGCCGCCGATCGGCCAGACCGAGTTCAAGATTCAGCCGGGTGCCAAGGCGTCCGTCATCATCTTCGGTATCGCCATCCTCATCGTCATGGTGTACGCCTCCCTCATTTCCGAGCAGGTGGGTCTCATCGCCGAGCCGACGCTCCCACGTAACGAGGCCATCATGGCAGTGATGCTGACTGCCGCGACCATCATTGTCCTCGTAGCCAAGATCCCGGCTGCCGACATCCTGGGCACTCAGGTATTCCGTTCCGGTATGTCCGCATGTATCTGTGTGCTGGGTGTCGCGTGGTTGGGCACCACGCTGATTAACGCGTACATCGAAGACATCCAGTCTCTCTCCGGCGGCATCTTGGAGAAGTTCCCGTGGCTGCTGGCCGTGGTCCTCTTCTTCGCAGCCGCGCTGCTGTACTCGCAGGCTTCCACCACGAAGACCCTTATGCCGGCCGCGCTGGCACTTGGAGTCAGCCCGCTGACCGCTATCGCCGCGTTCCCCGCCGTCTCCGCGCTGTTCGTGCTGCCGACCTACCCGACGCTGCTCGCGGCCGTGGAGATGGACGACACCGGTTCAACGCGCATCGGCAAGGCCGTGTTCAACCACCCGTTCCTCATCCCGGGCGTGGTGTCCATCGCCTGCTCCGTGTTGCTCGGCTACCTGCTTGGCGCAGTTATCGTCTAG
- the aspA gene encoding aspartate ammonia-lyase — protein MAKNSTKDQDLKNEDKKAAEVAESTAKVKDQEPETKKKSAPKSTKKTRTEVDLLGEMEVSNDVYYGVHTMRAMDNFQISYVTINSIPEFIRGMVMVKKATAMANRRLHTLPKKKAEAIIWACDQILEEGRCMDQFPLDVFQGGAGTSLNMNTNEVVANLALEYLGEEKGSYDIINPNDDVNMSQSTNDAYPTGFRLGLYAEMEKLIERLDKLQSSFLAKSNEFQDILKMGRTQLQDAVPMTLGDEFKAFAHNLQEEQSVLREAQGRLLQINLGATAIGTGVNTPAGYRHQVTAALQEVTGLDIKSAPDLIEATSDCGAYVLAHSAIKRAAMKLSKICNDLRLLSSGPRAGLNEINLPARQAGSSIMPGKVNPVIPEVVNQVCLKVFGNDVTVTMAAEAGQLQLNVMEPAIGEPLFQSMRIMGNAVDTLREKCIDGITANADVCRAYVENSIGIVTYLNPFIGHHNGDMIAKESLETGRGVKELVLEKGLLDEETLSRVLSVENLMHPEFRGQLFVDED, from the coding sequence ATGGCCAAGAATTCCACCAAAGACCAAGATCTGAAGAACGAGGACAAGAAGGCCGCCGAAGTAGCGGAGTCCACGGCGAAGGTCAAGGATCAGGAGCCAGAGACCAAGAAGAAGAGCGCACCCAAGTCCACGAAGAAGACCCGCACCGAGGTTGACCTCCTTGGTGAGATGGAAGTCTCGAACGATGTCTACTACGGCGTCCACACCATGCGCGCCATGGACAACTTCCAGATTTCCTACGTGACCATCAACTCCATTCCGGAGTTCATCCGTGGCATGGTCATGGTGAAGAAGGCCACCGCAATGGCCAACCGTCGCCTGCACACCCTGCCGAAGAAGAAGGCAGAGGCCATCATCTGGGCTTGTGACCAGATTCTGGAAGAGGGACGCTGCATGGATCAGTTCCCGCTCGACGTCTTCCAGGGTGGCGCCGGCACCTCGCTGAACATGAACACCAACGAGGTCGTTGCCAACCTGGCCCTGGAATACCTGGGCGAGGAAAAGGGTTCGTACGACATCATCAATCCAAACGATGACGTCAACATGTCCCAGTCCACCAACGATGCGTACCCGACCGGCTTCCGCCTGGGCCTCTACGCCGAGATGGAAAAGCTCATCGAGCGTCTGGACAAACTGCAGTCCTCCTTCTTGGCCAAGTCCAATGAGTTCCAAGACATCCTGAAGATGGGCCGCACTCAGCTGCAGGACGCCGTCCCGATGACCCTCGGAGACGAGTTCAAGGCCTTCGCTCACAACCTGCAGGAAGAGCAGAGCGTGCTCCGCGAGGCGCAGGGTCGCCTGCTGCAGATCAACCTGGGCGCCACCGCCATCGGCACCGGCGTAAACACCCCTGCTGGCTACCGCCACCAGGTCACCGCTGCTCTCCAGGAGGTCACCGGTCTGGACATCAAGTCTGCCCCGGACCTCATTGAGGCCACCAGCGACTGCGGTGCCTACGTCTTGGCCCACTCCGCCATCAAGCGCGCGGCCATGAAGCTGTCCAAGATTTGTAACGACCTGCGCCTGCTGTCCTCTGGTCCACGCGCTGGCCTCAACGAGATCAACCTGCCGGCACGCCAGGCTGGTTCCTCCATCATGCCGGGTAAGGTGAACCCGGTTATTCCAGAGGTCGTCAACCAGGTCTGCCTCAAGGTCTTCGGCAACGACGTCACCGTCACCATGGCAGCGGAAGCTGGTCAGTTGCAGCTCAACGTCATGGAGCCGGCCATCGGTGAGCCGCTGTTCCAGTCCATGCGCATCATGGGCAACGCTGTGGACACCCTGCGCGAGAAGTGCATTGACGGCATCACCGCCAACGCCGATGTGTGCCGCGCATACGTGGAGAACTCCATCGGTATCGTCACCTACCTTAACCCGTTCATCGGGCACCACAACGGCGACATGATTGCCAAGGAGTCCCTGGAGACCGGCCGCGGCGTCAAGGAGCTGGTGCTGGAAAAGGGCCTGCTCGACGAGGAGACCTTGAGCCGAGTACTGAGCGTGGAGAACTTGATGCACCCGGAATTCCGGGGCCAGCTGTTCGTCGATGAGGACTAG
- a CDS encoding HAD family hydrolase, with protein MTLKPAAIFWDMDGTLTDSEPLWAIATFELSEKLGKRITPEVRALTVGSSFGRTLQICADYAGYILQPGDEERLRAEMFDRVCELFEQELDTFDGIRELLTDLRALDIPMLLTTNTERQVADFAIDAIGRDFFIDTICGDEVPQPKPAPDMYLMAAQSVGAPPSECLVFEDSTAGMTAAIDAGCRVVGLPETDSVTVPQGVVPIGELSGARHLAGASAGDVLGWFNDTRLLAR; from the coding sequence ATGACTTTGAAACCAGCCGCCATCTTCTGGGATATGGATGGCACCTTGACCGATTCTGAACCACTATGGGCAATTGCGACTTTTGAGCTGTCGGAAAAGCTCGGTAAGCGCATTACCCCGGAGGTTCGCGCACTCACGGTGGGCTCCTCGTTTGGGCGGACTTTACAGATCTGCGCGGACTACGCGGGATATATCTTGCAGCCGGGTGACGAAGAGCGCTTGCGTGCGGAGATGTTTGACCGGGTCTGCGAACTTTTTGAGCAGGAGCTGGACACTTTCGATGGTATTCGCGAGCTGCTCACGGACTTGCGGGCACTAGATATTCCCATGCTCCTCACCACCAATACTGAGCGCCAGGTTGCTGACTTTGCCATCGACGCTATCGGGCGGGATTTCTTCATCGACACCATTTGCGGCGATGAGGTGCCGCAACCAAAACCGGCACCGGACATGTACCTCATGGCCGCACAGTCGGTGGGCGCACCGCCCAGCGAGTGCCTGGTGTTCGAGGACTCAACGGCGGGCATGACCGCCGCCATTGACGCGGGCTGTCGTGTGGTGGGACTGCCGGAGACCGACTCGGTAACGGTGCCGCAGGGCGTTGTTCCGATCGGCGAGTTGTCGGGAGCGCGGCACCTCGCCGGGGCGTCGGCAGGCGACGTTTTGGGCTGGTTCAACGACACCCGTTTGTTAGCGCGCTAA
- the mshC gene encoding cysteine--1-D-myo-inosityl 2-amino-2-deoxy-alpha-D-glucopyranoside ligase → MHSWPTPDFKKIPGTAQPLRLYDSARQDVVPVEAGDTATMYVCGITPYDSTHLGHAATYLAFDLVYRQLLDNGHEVHYVQNITDVDDPLFERAERDGVDWRELGTSQIDLFRSDMEVLRVFPPRDYIGAMESVDEVIALVGKLLDVGAAYVVDDPEHPDIYASVAATKQFGYESNYSRAEMETFFAERGGDPDRPGKRDPLDALVWRAHREGEPAWDSPFGPGRPGWHIECSAIATNRLGVPFDIQGGGTDLRFPHHEFSAAHAEAAHGVERMANIYAHAGMIGLEGTKMSKSLGNLVFVHTLTEEGVSASAIRLGVFSGHYREDRDWSDDVVAQAQDRLQRWSEALATPGSVEAAEAAVAALRRHLAEDLDTPSALEAIDAWARGNRGADSTEAADLIKTALNSLLGVQITEK, encoded by the coding sequence ATGCATTCTTGGCCGACACCAGATTTTAAGAAGATACCGGGAACCGCGCAGCCGTTGCGCTTGTATGACAGCGCCCGGCAGGACGTTGTTCCGGTTGAGGCAGGGGACACTGCCACGATGTACGTCTGCGGGATCACGCCGTACGACTCAACTCACCTTGGCCACGCTGCGACGTATCTCGCGTTTGATCTGGTGTACCGCCAGCTCCTCGATAACGGTCACGAGGTGCACTACGTCCAGAACATCACGGACGTTGACGACCCGCTGTTTGAGCGGGCGGAACGCGACGGTGTGGACTGGCGGGAGCTGGGCACCTCCCAAATTGATCTGTTCCGCTCAGACATGGAGGTCCTGCGCGTTTTCCCGCCGCGCGACTACATCGGGGCGATGGAATCGGTCGACGAGGTCATTGCCTTGGTAGGCAAGCTTCTCGACGTCGGTGCGGCCTACGTAGTCGATGATCCCGAGCACCCAGACATCTATGCCTCCGTCGCGGCGACAAAGCAGTTTGGCTACGAGTCCAATTATTCACGTGCGGAGATGGAAACCTTTTTTGCCGAGCGCGGCGGTGACCCGGATCGCCCCGGAAAGCGCGATCCTCTTGATGCCCTGGTCTGGCGTGCGCACCGCGAAGGGGAGCCGGCTTGGGACTCGCCGTTCGGCCCGGGGCGGCCTGGCTGGCACATTGAATGCTCTGCCATCGCAACCAATCGTTTGGGCGTGCCCTTCGATATCCAGGGCGGGGGCACGGACCTGCGGTTCCCGCACCACGAGTTTTCCGCCGCCCACGCAGAGGCTGCTCATGGCGTCGAGCGCATGGCCAATATCTATGCCCACGCCGGCATGATCGGACTCGAAGGCACCAAGATGTCCAAGTCTCTGGGTAACCTCGTTTTCGTCCACACACTCACCGAGGAAGGGGTCTCCGCCTCAGCGATCCGCCTGGGCGTGTTTTCGGGTCACTACCGCGAGGACCGTGACTGGTCTGATGACGTCGTAGCGCAGGCCCAGGACCGCCTGCAACGGTGGAGCGAAGCGCTTGCCACCCCGGGCTCAGTGGAGGCCGCGGAAGCCGCCGTCGCAGCTCTTCGTCGGCATCTGGCGGAAGATCTGGACACCCCTTCTGCGCTAGAGGCGATCGATGCATGGGCGCGCGGGAACAGGGGAGCGGACTCAACAGAGGCTGCGGATTTGATAAAAACTGCCCTGAATTCTCTGCTTGGCGTGCAGATCACCGAAAAGTAG
- a CDS encoding undecaprenyl-diphosphate phosphatase, whose translation MSWTQVVVLSIVQGLTEFLPVSSSGHLRIVSELFWGQDAGASFTAVIQLGTELAVLVYFAPMIWQILKGWCIGWADKSHRGQDWKMGWFVIVGSIPIGVIGLLAEDYIRGALRNLWITAAMLILFSFVFIAAERMGTKSRGFDELTMKDAIVMGLCQCLALVPGVSRSGGTISGGLFLGLDREVATRFSFLLAIPAVLASGLFSLPDAFSPEAGQAASGLQLAVGTGIAFVLGYVSIAWLLKFVSDHSFEWFAAYRIPVGIIVMILLAIGMLQPL comes from the coding sequence ATGAGCTGGACCCAAGTGGTGGTCCTTTCGATCGTCCAAGGCCTGACCGAGTTTCTCCCCGTGAGCTCCTCAGGCCACCTGCGCATCGTTTCGGAATTGTTCTGGGGCCAAGACGCCGGAGCCTCGTTCACCGCCGTGATTCAGCTGGGCACGGAGCTTGCCGTCCTCGTCTATTTTGCGCCAATGATTTGGCAGATTCTTAAAGGGTGGTGCATCGGCTGGGCGGATAAGTCCCACCGCGGTCAGGACTGGAAGATGGGTTGGTTCGTCATCGTCGGCTCGATCCCAATCGGCGTCATTGGCTTGCTGGCGGAGGACTATATCCGTGGCGCGCTGCGCAACTTGTGGATTACAGCTGCGATGCTGATTCTCTTTTCTTTCGTGTTCATTGCTGCAGAACGCATGGGCACCAAGTCTCGCGGCTTTGACGAGTTGACCATGAAAGACGCCATCGTTATGGGCTTGTGCCAATGCCTGGCGCTGGTACCTGGCGTCTCACGATCCGGCGGTACGATTTCCGGTGGTTTGTTCTTGGGCTTGGACCGCGAAGTAGCCACCCGCTTCAGCTTCCTGTTGGCTATTCCGGCCGTGCTCGCCTCGGGTTTGTTTTCGCTTCCCGACGCCTTCTCTCCCGAAGCCGGGCAGGCGGCTTCGGGCCTCCAGCTCGCTGTGGGCACCGGCATCGCCTTTGTCTTGGGCTATGTCTCCATCGCCTGGCTGCTGAAGTTCGTCTCCGACCACTCCTTTGAGTGGTTCGCGGCGTACCGAATCCCGGTGGGCATCATCGTCATGATCCTGCTGGCTATTGGGATGCTGCAGCCACTGTAA